In Carya illinoinensis cultivar Pawnee chromosome 7, C.illinoinensisPawnee_v1, whole genome shotgun sequence, the following are encoded in one genomic region:
- the LOC122314900 gene encoding purine permease 3-like has translation MEVAKEGQFYDSMEPKAQGNPSMKKLLLILNCILLSIGICGSPLIMRLYFIHGGKRVWLSSWLLTGGFPIILLPLAFVYFQRRATQGPGTELFFMKPPLFLAAVFIGIFSGLADYLYAYGVSRLPVSTSSLIIASQLAFTAGFAFLLVKQKFTSYSINAVFLLTVGAAVLALHTSNDRPEGESNKEYLVGFFMTLGASALSGFLLPLVELTYKKTRQEMTYSLVMEIQMVLSFFATLLCTAGMLINKDFQAIPREAKTFGLGETKYYVVMFWTAIISQAFFLGALGVIFCASSLLSGVIIAVLLPVTEILAVIFYKEKFQAEKGVALALSLWGFASFFYGEMKHSKKKKQPPMSQIPGP, from the exons ATGGAGGTTGCGAAGGAGGGGCAATTTTACGATTCCATGGAACCCAAGGCTCAAGGTAACCCCTCCATGAAGAAACTCCTTCTCATACTCAACTGCATCCTATTATCCATAGGCATCTGCGGCAGCCCACTGATAATGCGTCTTTATTTCATCCATGGCGGCAAGCGAGTGTGGCTCTCGAGCTGGCTTTTAACGGGTGGCTTTCCGATCATCCTCCTTCCCCTCGCGTTCGTATACTTCCAACGCCGTGCCACCCAAGGGCCGGGAACCGAGCTCTTCTTCATGAAGCCACCTCTGTTCCTTGCCGCCGTCTTCATAGGAATCTTCAGCGGCTTGGCCGACTACCTCTATGCCTATGGAGTGTCACGCCTTCCTGTTTCGACCTCCTCTCTGATCATCGCCAGTCAGCTCGCTTTCACGGCGGGCTTCGCTTTCCTTCTGGTGAAGCAGAAGTTCACCTCGTACTCGATCAACGCGGTGTTTTTGCTGACCGTTGGAGCGGCGGTCTTGGCTTTGCACACGAGTAATGACCGTCCGGAGGGCGAATCGAATAAGGAGTATCTTGTAGGGTTTTTCATGACTCTGGGAGCGTCGGCGCTGTCTGGGTTTCTGCTGCCGTTGGTGGAACTGACGTATAAGAAAACGAGGCAGGAGATGACGTATTCGCTGGTGATGGAGATTCAGATGGTGCTGTCTTTCTTTGCCACTCTTTTGTGCACCGCAGGGATGCTGATCAACAAAGACTTCCAG GCAATACCGAGAGAAGCAAAGACATTCGGACTCGGGGAAACGAAGTACTATGTTGTGATGTTTTGGACTGCAATTATTTCGCAGGCATTCTTCTTGGGAGCACTAGGAGTAATCTTTTGTGCCTCGTCTTTACTCTCCGGTGTTATAATTGCCGTTCTACTCCCTGTGACAGAGATCCTAGCAGTCATTTTCTACAAAGAGAAATTTCAAGCTGAAAAAGGGGTTGCTTTGGCACTCTCACTTTGGGGATTTGCTTCATTCTTTTATGGAGAGATGAAACACAGCAAGAAAAAAAAGCAACCCCCGATGTCTCAAATTCCTGGTCCATGA
- the LOC122316382 gene encoding uncharacterized protein LOC122316382, with the protein MSSCQSNSATSTAFAPARSEDPAWSHARVVPGARNSTQCLYCSKIIRGGGVTRLKYHLGGISGDVEACKKVPDDIKSQMKELVNEMKKNKEKKRKLSLEIGCGSPVDLTYDDVDVGDDEYEGGSQGPVHDSKGKGKEKVGGKSTGPFSRFFAPRTSPGSQPSIKSAMCSKEMIDKAKMAIANWWYDANLPFNASQSKFYQPAIDAIAAIGPGFKGPSLHELRGNLLKNSVTEVQNYLLDIKTSWRDSGCSLMADGWTNQRQQPIINFLVYCPKGTIFLKSIDTSGLRKDAETLFKIFDEVVQEVGVENIVQFITDNDASYKAAGKKLQQKYGSLFWSPCAAHCIDLMLENFCDPRHFPIIDETIKKARKITKFIYNHAWVLALMRKDFTKGHDLCRPAVTRFATNFLSIQCLLLFKKELRQMFTCDKWIVSSYSKSNIGKEIAEIVLEDREFWAQCQFIVTISEPLVRVLRLVDGDEKPAMGYLYNAMEKAKENIKARLKNKVSAFMPFIRVIDARWDKQLHSPLHAAGCLLNPGIYFNPCFKSRNDVSRGFTTCVVKMEPDIDKQDEIIQQIDMYKNANGDFGQPIAIRQREKSNPVAWWSTFGNEFPALQTFAIRILSQCCSATGCERNWSTFEFIHSKKRNRLEHKRLNDLVFVRYNLKLRERNIKRGRDALDPINLENIDLMEEWVGEESELIDGEDLDWGSIEEPLASQNLEEGVNVGLDIDDDGGDNDIDENILSSFANVDPFCLIDENE; encoded by the exons atgtctAGTTGTCAATCAAATAGTGCTACCTCTACGGCATTTGCTCCTGCTAGATCAGAGGATCCAGCATGGTCCCATGCACGTGTAGTGCCAGGAGCAAGAAATAGTACTCAATGTCTTTATTGTAGCAAAATCATTAGAGGTGGCGGAGTCACGAGGTTGAAGTATCATCTAGGTGGGATTTCAGGTGATGTAGAAGCATGTAAAAAAGTCCCTGATGATATAAAATCGCAAATGAAAGAGTTGgttaatgaaatgaaaaaaaacaaagagaagaaaagaaaactaagtTTAGAGATTGGATGTGGAAGCCCTGTAGATTTAACATATGATGATGTTGATGTTGGTGATGATGAGTATGAGGGAGGGAGTCAAGGACCCGTTCATGATTcaaaggggaaggggaaggagaaAGTAGGTGGAAAGTCAACGGGGCCATTTAGCAGATTTTTTGCTCCAAGAACAAGTCCTGGCTCTCAACCTTCTATTAAGAGTGCTATGTGTTCAAAGGAAATGATTGACAAAGCAAAAATGGCTATAGCAAATTGGTGGTATGATGCTAATTTACCTTTCAATGCATCTCAATCTAAATTTTATCAACCAGCTATAGATGCTATAGCTGCCATCGGGCCAGGATTCAAGGGTCCTTCTTTACATGAGTTGAGAGGAAATTTGTTGAAGAATTCTGTGACTGAGGTTCAGAATTATCTCTTAGATATTAAAACATCTTGGAGGGATAGTGGTTGTTCACTAATGGCAGATGGTTGGACAAATCAGAGGCAACAACCAATAATTAACTTTTTGGTTTATTGCCCAAAAGGTACAATATTTTTGAAGTCTATTGATACATCGGGCCTTAGAAAAGATGctgaaacattatttaaaatttttgatgaAGTTGTTCAAGAAGTTGGGGTGGAGAATATTGTGCAATTCATAACAGACAATGATGCGAGTTATAAGGCTGCAGGAAAAAAATTACAGCAAAAGTATGGCTCTTTGTTTTGGTCCCCTTGTGCAGCTCATTGTATAGATTTGATGTTAGAGAACTTTTGTGATCCCAGACATTTTCCTATTATTGATGAAACTATAAAGAAGGCAAGGAAGATAACGAAATTCATTTATAACCATGCTTGGGTTTTGGCTTTGATGAGAAAGGATTTCACCAAAGGTCATGATTTATGTCGCCCTGCAGTCACAAGGTTTgctacaaattttttaagtatccaATGCTTACTGTTGTTTAAGAAAGAGCTTCGACAAATGTTCACTTGTGATAAGTGGATTGTATCAAGTTACTCTAAAAGCAACATAGGGAAGGAGATAGCTGAGATTGTTCTAGAAGATAGAGAGTTTTGGGCTCAATGTCAGTTTATTGTAACAATCAGCGAGCCTTTGGTTCGAGTACTACGACTTGTCGATGGGGATGAGAAGCCTGCAATGGGATACTTGTACAATGCAATGGAGAAAGCCAAAGAGAATAtaaaagcaagattgaagaacAAAGTTTCTGCATTTATGCCATTCATTAGGGTCATTGATGCTAGGTGGGATAAGCAGCTTCATAGTCCATTACATGCAGCAGGTTGTCTTCTTAATCCTGGAATTTACTTTAACCCTTGCTTTAAAAGTAGAAATGATGTTTCTAGAGGGTTTACGACTTGCGTTGTAAAGATGGAACCTGATATTGATAAGCAAGATGAGATCATTCAACAAATTGACATGTATAAGAATGCAAACGGTGATTTTGGACAACCTATAGCAATACGCCAGCGTGAAAAAAGTAATCCAG TTGCATGGTGGAGTACTTTTGGAAATGAGTTTCCAGCTCTTCAAACGTTTGCAATCCGCATATTAAGTCAATGTTGTAGTGCAACTGGTTGTGAAAGAAATTGGAGTACATTTGAATTTATTCATTCAAAGAAGAGGAATAGATTAGAGCataaacgtttgaatgatttagtATTTGTTCGTTATAACTTGAAGCTCCGTGAGAg AAACATAAAGAGGGGAAGAGATGCTTTGGATCCAATCAATCTTGAGAATATTGACTTGATGGAGGAATGGGTAGGTGAAGAATCAGAGCTTATTGATGGAGAAGACTTGGATTGGGGAAGTATTGAGGAGCCATTAGCCTCACAAAATTTGGAAGAAGGTGTTAATGTTGGTCTTGatattgatgatgatggtggtgaCAATGACATTGACGAAAATATTTTGAGTAGCTTTGCTAATGTTGATCCTTTTTGTCTTATTGATGAAAATGAATGA
- the LOC122316383 gene encoding uncharacterized protein LOC122316383, which produces MARSTYLVRGKFRMVDFHQSFHYVSCENCNKATGYDLGENFICYSCKNAAIARARCRVYLDVYDDTTSTPVVIFGSLAEEILGCTAVDLIDRTDEVKSIHLNTFKNFDTLSFYMFFHCYRNICLILKTLQTTLKIMSGSIVLGAQMNESGRLRQNKLTVLSVNNVPGTAE; this is translated from the exons ATGGcg AGGTCCACATATTTGGTTAGAGGCAAATTTAGAATGGTTGATTTTCACCAGTCATTCCACTACGTATCATGCGAGAATTGTAACAAGGCAACTGGCTATGACCTCGGTGAAAACTTCATATGTTATAGTTGCAAGAATGCAGCAATTGCACGGGCAAG GTGTCGAGTTTATTTAGATGTGTATGATGATACCACATCGACACCTGTTGTTATTTTTGGATCTTTGGCAGAGGAAATTTTGGGATGCACAGCTGTTGATCTTATAGACCGTACAGACGAGGTAAAATCTATACATTTAAAtacgtttaaaaattttgatacattatctttttatatgttttttcattGTTACAGGAACATCTGCCTTATATTGAAAACATTGCAAACAacattgaaaataatgagtggATCCATAGTCTTGGGCGCGCAGATGAATGAATCTGGGAGGTTACGCCAAAACAAACTTACTGTATTATCTGTTAATAACGTCCCAGGAACAGCAGAATGA
- the LOC122316384 gene encoding uncharacterized protein LOC122316384 — protein MYHYIEDLVPEDEHPSYLQLYFFDTEHELENRIHDAERLDPSIIARLMDILEVNPYCRFFRTLSNISSLENHTIRIRSDIDLDQRVYNAPSVSHVATIWTETDNCTEQKGRDIIVFNKAGGSHIVQYYFGCYDPLQYPLLFPFGDSGWHQGIKKVERGTISLNAQALESHFIEHSNSAEEFLRKEGQVLKNKKKVPTVSCREYYCFKLQIRDMYMSILLLSGRLLQQFVVDMYIKIETSRLDYFRSKQHEIRSDVYQGIVDSLSVGETCTSNIGKRIILPSSFIGGPTDMRKRYMEAMALVQRFGKPDIFLTMTYNPNWEEILEQLNPHEEVQNRLDLIARIFRAKLEELKIDLFKREIFGKVAAYVYTIKYQKRGLPHVHFLIILQKDWRIYAPETFDEIVSAEIPNKTRNLHLYKVVLRHMMHGPCGILNPANICMDKDGICKNRYPKEFTANTTVETDCFPSYKRSNNGVIARIRGKDLDNRWVVPYNPYLVSKYNCHINVEICCTVKAVKYLYKYIYKGHDRVAFNIISKENNQQIDEIEQFQSGRWITPPEVMWRIYGFTLNEMYPSVYSLHLHLEDQHLVSFRAHEDLNNVLNSGATSFEKLRTVNGVVLPTYREAATSYGLLNKDSSLEDCLEEACLYQIPSSLRHLFSTILVYCNPTNPKELWERFEKEMSTDFLIRNVSSTVVRKMVLQDIASTLESMGKDINMYRFVPADIFYGQDKFTNREIDDERVVTIPTEDLLASQVVNSEQKNAYDLILHTLVSNKAGAFFVDGPAGTGKTFLYRALLAEIRSKNMIALATASSGVAASILPGGRTAHSRFKIPLNADKSSTCNVSK, from the exons ATGTATCATTATATtgaggatttagttcctgaagATGAGCATCCTTCatatttacaactatatttcTTCGATACGGAGCACGAGTTAGAAAATCGTATTCATGACGCAGAAAGATTAGATCCTTCTATCATTGCTCGATTAATGGATATACTTGAGGTTAATCCATATTGTCGCTTCTTTAGAACCCTCAGCAACATTTCAAGTCTTGAAAATCATACAATTCGTATAAGATCAGATATTGATTTAGACCAACGTGTTTACAATGCTCCGTCGGTATCGCATGTAGCAACTATATGGACAGAAACTGACAACTGTACAGAACAAAAAGGTCGAGACATTATTGTTTTTAACAAAGCAGGAGGCAGTCATATTGTTCAGTATTATTTTGGATGTTATGATCCATTACAATACCCATTATTGTTTCCTTTCGGTGACTCGGGTTGGCACCAAGGAATCAAAAAAGTAGAAAGAGGAACGATATCATTAAATGCCCAGGCATTAGAATCACACTTTATTGAACATTCAAATAGCGCGGAAGAATTTCTTCGAAAAGAAGGCCaag ttttgaagaataagaagaaagtaCCAACGGTTTCatgtcgtgaatattattgtttcaaattacaaataagAGATATGTACATGTCGATTTTGTTACTATCTGGTCGTTTGCTGCAACAATTTGTTGTCGATATGTACATTAAAATTGAAACGTCAAGACTAGATTATTTTCGCTCGAAACAACATGAGATTAGATCAGATGTGTATCAAGGTATTGTAGATAGTCTTTCAGTTGGAGAAACTTGCACATCCAATATTGGAAAACGGATTATTCTACCTTCATCTTTTATTGGAGGTCCAACAGATATGCGGAAGagatatatggaagcaatggcATTAGTTCAACGTTTTGGCAAACCTGATATATTTCTAACCATGACATATAATCCAAATTGGGAAGAAATCTTAGAACAACTAaatccacatgaagaagttcagAACCGCCTTGATTTAATTGCAAGAATCTTTAGAGCAAAACTAGAAGAATTGAAGATTGATCTGTTTAAGCGAGAAATTTTTGGTAAGGTTGCAGCATATGTTTATACCATCAAATATCAAAAAAGAGGTCTACCACATGTTCATTTCTTAATTATACTTCAGAAAGACTGGagaatttatgcacctgaaacTTTTGACGAAATTGTTTCAGCAGAAATACCTAACAAAACGagaaatttacatttatataaagTTGTCCTTAGACACATGATGCATGGTCCTTGCGGAATATTAAATCCAGCCAATATATGTATGGACAAAGACGGCATCTGTAAGAATCGATACCCCAAAGAATTTACAGCTAATACAACTGTTGAAACTGATTGTTTCCCTTCATACAAACGTTCTAACAATGGAGTCATTGCTAGAATTAGAGGAAAAGATTTAGACAATCGGTGGGTTGTTCCATACAATCCGTATCTTGTTTCCAAATATAATTGTCATATTAACGTTGAGATTTGTTGTACAGTTAAAGCTGTTAAATATCTATACAAGTATATTTATAAAGGACATGATCGTGTTGCTTTCAATATCATTAGCAAAGAAAATAACCAACAAATTGACGAAATCGAACAATTTCAATCGGGAAGATGGATTACTCCACCTGAAGTAATGTGGAGAATATACGGTTTCACGCTTAACGAAATGTATCCATCAGTTTATAGTTTGCACCTACACCTAGAAGATCAACATTTGGTGTCTTTTCGTGCACACGAAGATCTAAACAATGTGTTAAACTC AGGAGCAACGTCATTTGAGAAATTAAGAACAGTTAATGGTGTTGTACTACCAACGTATCGTGAAGCAGCTACTTCTTATGGTTTGCTAAACAAAGATAGTAGCTTAGAAGATTGTTTAGAAGAAGCTTGTCTATATCAGATACCAAGTAGTTTAAGACaccttttctcaacaattttaGTGTATTGCAATCCTACGAACCCAAAAGAACTTTGGGAgcgatttgaaaaagaaatgtctACAGATTTTCTTATAAGAAACGTGTCATCAACAGTTGTTAGGAAGATGGTTCTACAAGATATTGCTTCCACACTAGAATCTATgggaaaagatataaatatgtATCGTTTTGTTCCTGCCGATATATTTTACGGTCAAgataaatttacaaatagagAAATTGACGACGAACGAGTAGTCACAATTCCAActgaagatttacttgcatCACAAGTCGTAAATTCTGAACAAAAAAATGCGTATGATTTGATATTGCATACATTAGTATCAAATAAAGCTGGTGCTTTTTTCGTTGATGGCCCTGCTGGTACCGGTAAAACTTTTCTATACAGAGCACTTCTAGCAGAAATTAGATCGAAAAATATGATAGCACTTGCAACTGCGTCATCCGGTGTTGCTGCCTCCATCTTACCCGGAGGACGAACAGCACATTCAAGATTTAAGATTCCATTAAATGCAGATAAAAGCAGCACATGTAATGTGAGTAAATAG